The following proteins are encoded in a genomic region of Lentilitoribacter sp. Alg239-R112:
- a CDS encoding sugar ABC transporter ATP-binding protein encodes MTSAQHFLEMRGISKHFGATKALNNVNFSCRSGEIHAVLGENGAGKSTLMKLISGIFKPTEGEIFLEGKKIDLKSPKMARETGLVCMFQELSLVPDLTVQENLLLSARGSGLGWLNSNSLTVAREALDQIDGENIHFSTRVADLTLPARQQVEIAKAIMMRPRLLILDEATSALNSGVVKKVFKRVREERDNGTSILFISHRFHEIEALADRISVFRNGQCVETFSQGRHNYGEIIDMMVGQKIDELFPPKPAPIQDAPTMMQINEFSWGNELKSISLNVKQGQIVGLGGLDGQGQNTLLLGLFGLLKHTKGKVLVAGKKVDINSPKNAKHPDIGLALIPEDRKTEGLIQDQTIAENLELAAQGIAELDASDPTLYQASLDQLELKHGGLDQPVSSLSGGNQQKVVLAKWLALKPKCLLLSDPTRGIDVKTKTQIYAILRKLADEGTAIILLSTDYEELIHLCDETHIFYEGNIVASLKGSEMTAQNIIAASMNISTLSTVNKMGEQHA; translated from the coding sequence ATGACCTCTGCACAACATTTTCTTGAGATGCGCGGTATCTCAAAGCATTTCGGCGCCACTAAAGCGCTTAATAATGTCAATTTTTCTTGTCGTTCCGGTGAAATTCACGCGGTATTGGGAGAAAATGGCGCAGGAAAATCCACGCTTATGAAACTCATATCGGGTATTTTTAAACCTACAGAAGGAGAAATCTTCCTTGAGGGTAAAAAAATTGATCTGAAATCGCCCAAAATGGCTCGTGAAACTGGCCTAGTGTGCATGTTTCAAGAACTATCTCTTGTTCCTGATTTAACTGTTCAAGAAAATCTTCTGCTAAGTGCACGTGGCAGTGGCCTTGGCTGGCTCAACTCTAATTCACTGACCGTAGCCCGTGAAGCATTGGATCAGATTGATGGAGAGAACATCCATTTCTCGACCCGTGTGGCAGATTTAACCTTGCCTGCTCGTCAACAAGTAGAAATTGCTAAAGCTATCATGATGCGCCCGCGGCTTTTAATCCTCGATGAAGCAACATCTGCGCTCAATTCAGGTGTGGTTAAAAAAGTTTTTAAACGTGTGCGCGAAGAACGTGATAATGGGACGAGTATCTTATTCATCTCTCATCGATTTCATGAAATCGAAGCTTTGGCAGATCGTATCTCAGTGTTTCGCAATGGCCAATGTGTTGAGACATTTTCACAAGGCCGACATAACTACGGTGAAATTATCGATATGATGGTGGGGCAAAAAATCGATGAACTGTTTCCACCGAAACCAGCACCGATTCAAGATGCACCAACGATGATGCAGATAAATGAGTTTAGCTGGGGTAATGAATTAAAATCCATTTCTTTAAATGTAAAGCAAGGGCAAATTGTTGGATTGGGCGGCCTCGACGGACAAGGACAAAACACATTGTTACTTGGCTTGTTTGGGTTGTTAAAACATACGAAAGGGAAGGTACTTGTTGCAGGCAAAAAAGTTGATATCAACAGTCCCAAAAATGCCAAACATCCTGATATAGGTCTCGCACTGATACCCGAAGACCGGAAAACTGAAGGACTTATACAAGATCAAACAATTGCGGAGAACCTCGAACTCGCTGCTCAGGGTATTGCAGAACTAGATGCAAGTGATCCGACATTGTATCAGGCTTCATTGGATCAGTTGGAGCTAAAACATGGTGGGCTTGATCAGCCAGTTTCCTCGCTTTCTGGCGGCAATCAGCAAAAAGTTGTTCTGGCGAAATGGTTGGCACTAAAACCTAAATGCCTACTTTTATCGGACCCTACGCGGGGTATAGATGTGAAAACAAAAACGCAGATATATGCAATTCTTCGTAAATTAGCCGATGAAGGAACAGCAATTATTCTACTCAGCACAGATTATGAAGAGCTCATTCATCTGTGTGATGAGACCCATATTTTCTATGAAGGAAATATTGTTGCCTCACTTAAGGGTTCTGAAATGACGGCACAGAATATTATCGCAGCATCGATGAACATTTCAACTCTTTCCACGGTGAACAAAATGGGGGAACAACATGCTTGA
- the otnK gene encoding 3-oxo-tetronate kinase has protein sequence MKLGCIGDDFTGSSDLANTLAKGGMRTVQYSGIPNVNAQDWVEAGVVSLKSRSIASEDAVAQSLEALEWLKAQGCTQFFFKYCSTFDSTKDGNIGPVADAIAGALDAHKVIVCPAFPGAGRSIYQGHLFVNDTLLNESGMQNHPLTPMIDSDVRRWLSYQTKHQVGHVSIAAVHNGADAIKNALDAAHKNGQRLVVVDAIADADLNAIGQAAADLPFITGGSGVALGLPANFGCTAGQTKWTGQTGKAAALSGSCSIMTRRQIAAHKKVAPIYEINAADVINKNLKLDDVIKWIIEQDGLPLVYSSADPDDVKAVQAKYGLKRSSEALECFFADLACGLVANGVTRIITAGGETSGAVVEALNISQLEIGPEIAAGVPALRANSDLVLALKSGNFGSEDFFNKADKVLSK, from the coding sequence ATGAAGCTTGGCTGCATTGGAGATGACTTTACAGGTTCAAGTGATCTAGCAAATACTCTGGCAAAAGGTGGTATGCGGACAGTTCAGTATTCTGGTATTCCAAATGTAAATGCACAAGATTGGGTTGAAGCAGGTGTGGTTTCACTCAAATCTCGCTCGATTGCGTCAGAAGATGCCGTTGCGCAATCTCTTGAAGCCCTTGAATGGTTGAAAGCGCAAGGTTGCACTCAATTTTTTTTCAAATATTGCTCTACATTTGATTCCACTAAAGATGGTAATATTGGCCCCGTCGCGGATGCAATTGCAGGTGCATTGGATGCGCATAAAGTCATCGTATGCCCAGCATTTCCTGGTGCAGGGCGATCAATTTATCAAGGTCATTTATTTGTAAATGACACATTGCTTAATGAATCTGGGATGCAAAATCATCCGCTCACACCAATGATCGATTCAGATGTTCGCCGTTGGCTTTCTTACCAAACAAAACATCAAGTGGGACATGTGAGTATTGCAGCTGTGCACAATGGGGCAGACGCAATTAAAAATGCACTGGACGCAGCACACAAAAACGGCCAACGTCTTGTTGTTGTTGACGCTATTGCTGATGCAGATCTAAATGCCATTGGTCAAGCCGCTGCTGATCTGCCGTTTATTACTGGCGGTTCTGGTGTTGCTTTAGGGCTTCCCGCCAACTTTGGATGCACCGCTGGCCAGACCAAATGGACAGGGCAAACTGGCAAGGCCGCCGCATTATCAGGTTCATGCTCGATTATGACACGACGGCAAATTGCAGCTCATAAAAAGGTTGCGCCCATATACGAGATTAATGCCGCTGATGTAATCAATAAAAACCTGAAGTTAGATGATGTAATAAAATGGATAATTGAGCAAGATGGTTTGCCTTTAGTATATAGCTCCGCTGACCCTGATGATGTCAAAGCTGTTCAAGCAAAATATGGCCTTAAACGCTCTTCAGAAGCTTTGGAATGTTTCTTTGCAGATTTGGCTTGTGGTTTGGTTGCCAATGGGGTTACGCGCATCATCACAGCAGGCGGTGAGACATCTGGCGCTGTTGTCGAGGCATTAAACATCTCGCAGTTGGAAATAGGCCCAGAGATTGCCGCAGGTGTTCCAGCTTTGCGCGCAAATTCTGATCTCGTTCTTGCGCTTAAGTCCGGAAATTTTGGGTCAGAAGATTTTTTTAACAAAGCCGACAAGGTCTTATCAAAATGA
- a CDS encoding ABC transporter permease: MTKAITLDSLMPYFGCIALIMVGSLFFPQILSADYLLQQLQIAAFLGLLATGATIVILLGHIDLSVPWVLTGAAIISTALVGSGDPILSAIAIPAALLFGAFIGIINGVGVAILRIPSMVWTLAVNSILLGLAVLNTGGFNPKGEASPLMVGMASGDLFSIPLGFLLWMAIAACLAFFLLHTPFGRYLRSIGYNEKATFLSGVSTPSVIFVAFAIAGMCSALGGVLLAGYANQAYQSMGDPFLLPTIAAVVVGGTSILGGRGSLFGTIGGVLFITLLTSILSVMQISDAWRNMIFGFVILAMLLFQTLRKGLHNE; the protein is encoded by the coding sequence ATGACAAAGGCAATTACACTAGACAGTCTCATGCCATATTTTGGCTGCATTGCATTGATCATGGTTGGAAGTCTATTTTTCCCGCAAATTTTGTCCGCAGATTACCTACTACAACAGCTTCAAATCGCTGCGTTCTTGGGTCTTCTTGCAACAGGTGCAACCATCGTTATTTTACTTGGACATATTGATTTATCGGTGCCTTGGGTTCTAACAGGTGCCGCAATTATCTCGACAGCCTTAGTCGGATCAGGCGACCCCATATTAAGCGCGATAGCTATACCTGCTGCTCTCCTGTTCGGTGCCTTTATCGGCATCATAAACGGTGTTGGAGTTGCCATATTGCGCATCCCATCTATGGTTTGGACATTGGCTGTAAATTCTATTTTACTCGGTTTAGCAGTGCTCAACACGGGTGGATTTAATCCTAAAGGTGAAGCAAGCCCCCTCATGGTCGGCATGGCTTCTGGCGACCTATTTAGTATTCCATTGGGTTTTCTCTTGTGGATGGCAATTGCAGCCTGTTTAGCCTTTTTCTTGTTGCACACACCTTTTGGTCGATACCTGCGTTCTATCGGATATAATGAAAAAGCAACGTTCCTATCTGGTGTCTCTACACCCTCGGTCATTTTCGTTGCCTTTGCCATTGCAGGTATGTGTTCTGCTCTTGGCGGAGTTTTGCTGGCCGGTTATGCAAATCAAGCGTACCAATCAATGGGCGACCCGTTTTTATTGCCCACCATTGCAGCTGTGGTTGTCGGTGGCACATCAATCTTGGGCGGCCGTGGTTCGTTATTTGGCACCATTGGTGGAGTACTTTTTATTACATTGTTAACGTCAATTTTATCAGTAATGCAGATCAGTGATGCATGGCGCAATATGATCTTTGGTTTTGTAATTTTGGCTATGCTTTTGTTCCAAACATTGCGAAAAGGGCTGCACAATGAGTAA
- a CDS encoding SMP-30/gluconolactonase/LRE family protein, which produces MSNIPRYIVVDPIFETFIDTSIVPEVIADGCAWTEGPVWFENALYFNDIPNKRMMRWTETDGVSTTLANNEFANGNSLDIDGHIVSCEHGGRRVIRRNNHVDLTNVQVVVESYLGKKLNSPNDLVVKSDGSIWFTDPPYGINSDIEGYPADSEIGGCYVFCVTPAGDLRAVATNFEKPNGLAFSPDEKRLYIADSGAIKGASFPGIDYELPHHIRMYDVDNCTLKNDRIFAVVAPGVPDGLRVDQGGFVWTSALDGIHCLSPEGALIGKILLPSQTSNICFGGPDGKTMFITSSDKVYRVHSQRRDAAHVIKEKFGDRNA; this is translated from the coding sequence ATGAGTAATATTCCTCGGTACATAGTTGTTGACCCGATATTTGAAACATTCATCGATACGTCCATTGTCCCAGAAGTAATAGCGGACGGGTGCGCATGGACTGAGGGTCCTGTGTGGTTTGAGAACGCACTCTATTTCAATGATATACCCAACAAGCGAATGATGCGCTGGACGGAAACTGACGGTGTGAGCACAACACTTGCTAACAATGAGTTTGCGAATGGCAATAGCCTTGATATTGACGGACATATTGTATCTTGCGAACACGGCGGGCGACGCGTTATCAGACGAAACAACCATGTTGATTTAACAAATGTGCAAGTTGTCGTTGAATCATATCTCGGTAAAAAACTAAACTCACCGAATGATCTTGTCGTAAAATCTGATGGGTCCATTTGGTTCACCGATCCGCCATATGGCATAAATTCGGATATTGAAGGGTATCCTGCCGATAGTGAAATTGGTGGATGTTATGTTTTTTGCGTGACACCTGCCGGTGATCTACGCGCGGTTGCTACCAATTTTGAAAAACCAAATGGCCTTGCATTTTCACCAGACGAAAAACGTCTCTATATAGCAGATTCAGGAGCCATAAAGGGCGCTAGTTTCCCAGGCATTGATTACGAATTACCACATCATATTCGAATGTATGATGTCGATAACTGTACCCTTAAAAATGATCGTATTTTTGCTGTAGTTGCTCCCGGTGTGCCGGATGGATTGCGCGTTGACCAAGGCGGCTTTGTCTGGACATCAGCCCTAGATGGTATCCATTGTCTATCCCCAGAAGGCGCGTTGATTGGTAAGATTTTACTGCCGTCGCAAACATCTAATATTTGTTTTGGTGGGCCTGATGGAAAAACAATGTTCATCACATCATCTGACAAAGTATATCGTGTACACAGTCAACGAAGAGATGCAGCACACGTCATAAAAGAAAAATTCGGAGACAGAAATGCTTGA
- a CDS encoding LacI family DNA-binding transcriptional regulator, producing MSGLILDKNNKNQHTTPPTMHDVAKVAGVSQMTVSRVMRGSGYISADVLSRVEDAAKSIGYVHNRLAGGMAKYDNPLVGVVVPTLQNRVFTEVLSGISNTLDKNNLRPVFGVSEYSLKREEKIVYDLLSWRPQGLILAGLEHTDGLRRIIKQTGVRTAEIMDVDGPTLSGSFGISQEEAGENMAAHLLSKGYRRFGYIAGLHGTDFRAEKRFNSFKTYILDNGGTITQTRISDKALSMQDGRSLTAEILAQTQAPESIYYSNDDLAAGGLMHCLANGLSVPNDVALAGFNGLNFLEALPLQITTTKTPRYDIGVEAANWIANKQSNKNELLQHKFDTELIIGQTT from the coding sequence ATGAGCGGCCTAATCTTGGATAAAAACAATAAAAATCAACACACTACCCCCCCAACAATGCACGATGTTGCAAAAGTCGCAGGCGTCAGCCAGATGACGGTTTCACGTGTTATGCGAGGGTCTGGCTATATTTCAGCAGATGTACTGTCTAGAGTCGAAGACGCCGCGAAAAGCATTGGATATGTACATAACCGTCTTGCGGGTGGAATGGCTAAATATGACAATCCACTCGTTGGGGTGGTTGTTCCTACTCTGCAAAACCGTGTTTTTACAGAAGTTTTATCGGGAATCAGTAATACTCTCGACAAAAATAACTTACGCCCTGTTTTTGGTGTATCTGAATATTCATTGAAACGAGAAGAAAAAATTGTATATGATTTATTATCTTGGCGACCGCAGGGTCTTATATTAGCAGGTCTGGAACATACAGATGGTTTGCGACGGATTATTAAACAAACTGGCGTGCGAACTGCAGAAATTATGGATGTAGATGGCCCCACTCTTTCAGGTAGTTTTGGGATTTCGCAAGAAGAGGCCGGTGAGAATATGGCTGCCCACCTTCTCTCAAAAGGCTATAGACGATTTGGATATATTGCCGGATTGCATGGCACTGACTTCAGGGCTGAAAAACGTTTCAATTCATTCAAAACATATATTCTAGATAATGGCGGAACGATTACTCAAACTCGAATATCCGATAAAGCTTTATCCATGCAAGATGGTCGCTCTCTGACAGCTGAAATATTGGCACAAACACAAGCACCGGAGTCAATTTACTATTCAAACGATGACCTCGCAGCGGGTGGGTTAATGCACTGTCTTGCAAACGGATTATCTGTTCCCAACGATGTGGCGCTCGCTGGATTCAACGGTCTAAATTTTCTAGAAGCGCTTCCTTTGCAGATCACAACAACCAAAACTCCGCGATATGATATCGGCGTCGAAGCCGCTAATTGGATAGCTAACAAACAATCCAATAAAAATGAATTACTACAACACAAATTCGATACTGAACTGATAATCGGCCAAACAACTTAA
- a CDS encoding TIM barrel protein — translation MIQFSANLGFLWTDRTLPDAIRAAKSAGFSAVECHWPYYTQPELVRKALEETGLPMLGLNTHRGEAGQNGLTALPDRVTDARTAIDQAVEYADLIDAQAIHVMAGFADGASAKTTFVANLHYAAEKTARTILIEPLNRHDAPDYFLQTTDQAYDIIAEVAAPNLKLMFDCYHVGRTEGDITTRLENLLPHIGHIQFASVPDRGTPDHGELNYREIFATIEKLEWNKPIGAEYKQTGPTDDSLNWMKDFC, via the coding sequence TTGATACAGTTTTCTGCAAATTTGGGCTTCCTTTGGACTGATAGAACTCTACCAGATGCAATAAGGGCCGCTAAATCTGCGGGATTCTCAGCCGTTGAATGTCATTGGCCCTATTATACGCAGCCAGAACTTGTACGCAAAGCGCTTGAGGAAACAGGCCTGCCAATGCTCGGCTTGAACACACATCGCGGCGAAGCGGGACAAAACGGTTTAACTGCTTTGCCGGACAGAGTAACGGATGCAAGAACAGCCATTGACCAGGCCGTTGAATATGCTGATCTCATTGACGCGCAAGCCATTCATGTCATGGCAGGCTTTGCAGACGGTGCAAGCGCTAAAACAACATTTGTGGCCAATTTACATTACGCAGCTGAAAAAACTGCGAGAACTATACTCATCGAACCTCTTAACCGACATGATGCACCAGATTATTTTCTTCAAACAACGGACCAAGCTTATGATATTATCGCAGAAGTGGCAGCGCCGAACTTAAAGCTGATGTTTGATTGCTATCATGTGGGCCGGACAGAAGGTGACATAACAACGAGGTTAGAAAACCTCCTTCCACACATTGGTCATATTCAATTTGCATCTGTGCCTGATCGCGGCACACCCGACCATGGTGAACTCAATTACCGTGAAATATTTGCTACTATAGAAAAACTTGAATGGAACAAACCTATCGGTGCCGAATACAAACAAACAGGACCGACCGATGATAGTCTGAACTGGATGAAAGACTTTTGCTAA
- a CDS encoding sugar ABC transporter substrate-binding protein, with product MKKILLASTVLLASFAVTAPASAETHRAECFAPAFETSTISYDAKEGPYKIAFVNGFAGNDWRIQAIQSAKAWANRADNKDKIEEFTVVSVGNDSAAQIAAIDNFIAAGYDAITFIAVNPTAFEPVIRRAQRAGTILVPFDNVLDTDKIVQVNESQLALGTLKAQSVMDELGGKASKILMVNGLPGNSTDRDRRLGMMSVFEKVDGLEIVEVVGNWDTGTSQKVVADALATHGTFDAVVSQHGSAGTINAMQAAGHPIVPMGVDGENGVRMLMSELSIPGISASQAPAMSAIALEAAVELLQGQELPQTIFLPIPQVKSADLKSGENYFPDLPKSFNTGTGYAECFAPFTPDELLAQTPDNN from the coding sequence ATGAAAAAAATACTACTCGCATCTACCGTGCTACTCGCTAGTTTTGCAGTAACTGCGCCGGCTTCAGCTGAAACCCACCGGGCGGAATGCTTCGCACCAGCGTTTGAGACATCAACAATTTCATATGATGCAAAAGAAGGTCCATATAAAATAGCTTTTGTGAATGGTTTCGCAGGTAATGATTGGCGCATTCAGGCCATCCAATCTGCCAAAGCATGGGCGAACCGCGCAGACAATAAAGACAAAATTGAAGAATTCACTGTCGTGTCTGTTGGTAATGATAGCGCAGCCCAAATTGCAGCGATCGACAACTTTATTGCTGCTGGTTACGACGCGATTACCTTTATTGCCGTAAATCCAACTGCATTTGAACCTGTGATCCGTCGTGCTCAACGTGCAGGCACAATTCTGGTGCCATTTGATAACGTTCTAGATACAGATAAAATCGTACAAGTGAACGAAAGTCAGTTGGCATTGGGCACGCTTAAAGCACAGTCAGTGATGGACGAACTTGGCGGCAAAGCAAGCAAAATTTTGATGGTCAATGGCTTGCCTGGCAATTCAACAGATCGCGATCGCCGCTTAGGTATGATGAGCGTCTTTGAAAAGGTTGATGGACTTGAAATTGTCGAAGTTGTTGGTAATTGGGACACAGGTACAAGCCAAAAAGTAGTCGCAGATGCACTTGCTACACACGGCACATTTGATGCAGTTGTTTCCCAGCACGGTTCTGCCGGTACGATTAATGCGATGCAAGCTGCTGGCCACCCAATTGTGCCGATGGGCGTAGATGGCGAAAATGGAGTTCGGATGTTGATGAGCGAGTTAAGTATTCCCGGTATTTCTGCAAGCCAAGCACCTGCCATGTCGGCAATCGCATTGGAAGCTGCTGTAGAACTCTTACAAGGCCAAGAGCTACCGCAAACAATTTTTCTTCCGATTCCGCAAGTTAAATCGGCTGATCTGAAATCTGGCGAAAACTACTTCCCTGACCTGCCAAAGTCTTTCAATACAGGTACAGGTTATGCGGAATGCTTTGCGCCATTCACTCCAGATGAGCTTCTTGCTCAAACACCCGATAATAACTAA
- the ltnD gene encoding L-threonate dehydrogenase translates to MLDQQTVAVFGLGSMGYGMASSCLNAGFTTFGIDITDKPMEQFRAEGGSTGNVHDHLSELDAVLVVVLNAAQTEAVLFGENGIAPSLKKGTVVLACATVPPEFAKNMENRCANHDVLYLDAPISGGAAKAASGELSIMASGSPSAFTSAKPVLDAISATVFELGDAAGAGSAMKAVNQLLAGVHIATMAEALTFGMTQGVTPEKFVDVISQCAGTSWMLENRAPHIANGDYTPLSQINIWPKDLGIVLDVAKSAGFSAPITSAALQQYMVAVGMGLGKEDDASIAKVYARNVGLKLPGDKA, encoded by the coding sequence ATGCTTGATCAACAGACAGTTGCCGTTTTTGGCTTGGGATCGATGGGTTACGGCATGGCGTCATCATGCTTAAATGCGGGATTTACAACATTCGGCATAGATATAACCGATAAACCGATGGAACAATTTCGCGCAGAGGGTGGCTCAACTGGAAATGTTCATGATCATCTATCGGAACTTGATGCTGTTCTTGTGGTTGTTTTAAATGCTGCGCAAACCGAGGCTGTTCTATTCGGTGAAAATGGTATTGCACCAAGCCTAAAGAAAGGCACTGTCGTTCTAGCATGTGCAACTGTGCCCCCAGAATTTGCAAAAAACATGGAAAACCGCTGCGCAAATCATGACGTTTTATATTTAGATGCTCCTATTTCAGGTGGGGCGGCAAAGGCTGCTAGTGGAGAACTGTCCATTATGGCATCAGGGTCGCCTTCAGCATTTACATCAGCAAAACCTGTGTTAGATGCGATCTCCGCAACTGTATTTGAATTGGGTGATGCTGCGGGCGCTGGCTCGGCCATGAAAGCGGTTAATCAGCTACTTGCGGGTGTGCACATTGCAACCATGGCAGAGGCTTTAACTTTTGGCATGACCCAAGGCGTCACGCCGGAAAAATTTGTTGATGTTATCTCTCAATGCGCTGGCACGAGTTGGATGCTTGAAAATCGTGCACCACATATTGCGAATGGTGACTACACTCCGCTTAGCCAGATTAATATTTGGCCAAAAGACCTCGGCATTGTTCTAGATGTTGCAAAATCGGCAGGGTTTAGCGCACCCATAACTTCGGCGGCATTACAACAATATATGGTCGCTGTCGGCATGGGATTAGGCAAAGAAGATGATGCTTCAATTGCAAAGGTTTATGCTCGAAATGTGGGCTTAAAATTACCTGGAGACAAAGCATGA
- a CDS encoding aldolase, whose protein sequence is MTENQLREKICILAKSLFDRGFTHGSTGNISARLDDGGLLVSPTGTSFGRLDPGKLSTFDASGRHIGGDKPTKEMPLHSAFYDTRSTAGAVVHLHSCHSVALSLLPGANEDNFLPPLTPYGIMKLGKVKLLPFFLPGDPAMGEAVRGLAGKRSAVMLANHGPVVAGKDIEAACTAIEELEETAKLAILTQGLNPNRLSQTDVRNIVDGFNVEWDS, encoded by the coding sequence ATGACAGAAAACCAGCTTCGGGAAAAGATATGTATATTGGCGAAATCTCTTTTTGATAGAGGCTTTACACATGGTTCAACAGGTAATATATCCGCACGGTTGGATGATGGAGGGTTGCTTGTTAGCCCAACGGGTACGTCGTTCGGGCGCCTTGACCCGGGAAAACTGAGTACATTCGATGCGAGCGGCAGGCATATCGGTGGTGATAAACCAACAAAAGAAATGCCGTTACATTCTGCATTCTATGATACACGCAGCACCGCTGGTGCAGTTGTTCATCTGCATTCATGTCATTCTGTTGCTTTGTCACTGTTACCGGGTGCGAACGAAGACAATTTCCTGCCTCCATTGACACCTTATGGAATTATGAAACTTGGTAAGGTTAAATTACTTCCTTTTTTTCTACCCGGTGATCCGGCTATGGGTGAAGCCGTTCGCGGACTTGCAGGCAAACGATCTGCAGTCATGCTTGCAAATCACGGACCAGTTGTCGCTGGCAAAGATATCGAAGCTGCATGTACTGCGATTGAGGAATTAGAAGAGACCGCAAAACTTGCGATATTAACTCAAGGTCTTAATCCAAATAGACTTAGTCAAACTGATGTTCGAAATATAGTTGATGGCTTTAATGTGGAGTGGGATAGTTGA
- a CDS encoding ABC transporter permease: MLDYMRSNRREMIAAFVLIVLLATYLGTHPRGPSTYVITIWANQATILGLAAIAQFFAVVVRGIDLSVGAVMALTNTLASHLLEGSALDISFGIMAVLAAGAACGLLNGLLIVYGRIQPIVVTLATASIFVGLALLLRPTPGGAINYDLADAITLDVFGIPTALIITAVLIFGFWLPFRRTGLGLGLYALGSSEQAAFQSGINTKTVRILAFVLAGLFGGLAGLFYSFVTTTGDAGIAANFTLNSIAAVVLGGVLLRGGVGSLIGALAGAFILKTIASLMFFSGIPSLAQPLFEGMILAAAIAIGGADVLRVRNRLEIFGR, from the coding sequence ATGCTTGATTATATGCGTAGTAATCGCAGAGAAATGATTGCAGCATTTGTGCTCATCGTTCTTCTGGCGACATATCTTGGAACCCACCCACGTGGCCCCTCAACCTATGTTATTACAATTTGGGCAAACCAAGCCACGATTTTGGGTCTTGCGGCAATTGCTCAGTTTTTTGCCGTTGTTGTTCGTGGAATAGATCTATCCGTGGGTGCGGTTATGGCGTTGACAAACACGCTTGCATCGCACCTTCTTGAAGGTTCCGCATTGGACATTTCATTCGGGATCATGGCCGTTCTTGCGGCAGGTGCTGCATGTGGTTTGCTCAACGGATTGTTGATTGTTTATGGGCGAATACAGCCAATTGTGGTTACCCTAGCAACGGCCTCGATTTTTGTCGGTTTAGCTTTATTATTGCGCCCAACACCTGGTGGGGCCATAAACTATGATTTGGCCGACGCTATAACTTTAGACGTGTTTGGAATACCAACCGCACTGATTATTACTGCCGTTCTGATTTTTGGGTTTTGGTTACCCTTCCGCCGAACCGGCCTCGGATTAGGGCTGTATGCGCTTGGTTCATCCGAGCAAGCAGCTTTCCAATCTGGGATTAATACAAAAACTGTCCGCATTTTAGCCTTTGTCCTTGCTGGATTATTTGGAGGACTTGCAGGCTTATTTTACAGCTTTGTAACCACAACAGGAGACGCAGGTATTGCAGCCAATTTCACATTAAACTCGATTGCTGCAGTTGTGCTTGGCGGCGTGCTGCTTAGGGGTGGTGTTGGTTCGTTAATTGGCGCGCTTGCAGGTGCATTTATTCTCAAGACAATTGCATCACTTATGTTCTTCTCCGGCATCCCTTCGCTAGCGCAACCGCTATTTGAGGGCATGATCTTAGCTGCCGCAATAGCCATTGGTGGAGCGGATGTTTTGCGTGTACGTAATCGTTTGGAGATCTTTGGAAGATGA